In Arthrobacter sp. SLBN-112, a genomic segment contains:
- a CDS encoding adenylate kinase, protein MTRLLIIGPPGSGKGTQAEHLARHFGIPAVSTGDIFRSNVSRKTELGNQAAEYLDGGHFVPDHLTNALVKDRLLDGDVRHGFLLDGYPRTAPQAMELDGMLAAQGHGLDAVIELQAPDAELEERMHRRAVEQGRTDDTIDVFRRRLDLYRRQTHEVVSVYAGRGILLSVNGSGDPEEITALAIAAVEQFLAAPRRPS, encoded by the coding sequence CGGCAAGGGAACCCAGGCTGAACACCTGGCCCGCCACTTCGGGATCCCGGCCGTATCGACGGGAGATATCTTCCGGAGCAACGTCAGCCGGAAGACAGAGCTGGGGAACCAGGCTGCCGAATACCTCGACGGTGGCCATTTCGTTCCGGACCACCTCACCAATGCACTCGTGAAGGACCGCCTCCTTGATGGCGACGTCAGGCACGGTTTCCTGCTGGACGGTTACCCCCGCACCGCGCCGCAGGCAATGGAACTGGACGGTATGCTCGCTGCGCAGGGACACGGGCTGGACGCCGTCATCGAATTGCAGGCTCCCGATGCTGAACTGGAAGAGCGGATGCACCGGCGGGCGGTGGAACAAGGGCGCACCGACGACACCATTGACGTCTTCCGGCGCCGGTTGGACCTCTACCGCCGCCAGACACATGAAGTAGTCTCGGTGTACGCGGGCCGGGGAATCCTGCTATCCGTCAACGGCAGCGGAGATCCGGAGGAAATTACCGCGCTGGCGATAGCCGCCGTCGAACAATTCCTGGCAGCACCCAGGCGGCCATCCTGA
- a CDS encoding NAD(P)-dependent oxidoreductase yields MRIAVTGGSGKLGRHVVRRLTDDGHEVLNLDRAGTRSPGLLVVDLRDYGQVVDALLGVDDRHDGFDAVVHLGAIPAPGILPDAATFENNMLSTYNVFQAARRAGIKKVVYASSETVLGLPFDIDPPYIPVDEEYPPRPESTYSLVKTLEERMAVELTRWDPELSITGLRFSNVMDESDYARFPSFDDDATLRKWNLWGYIDGRDGAQAVARALENAKPGFEAFIIANADTVMSRSSNSLAAEVFPGVKVTKELGEHETMLSIDKARRLLGFEPEHSWRNHAAAGSGAGESQE; encoded by the coding sequence ATGAGAATTGCCGTTACCGGCGGAAGCGGAAAACTTGGCCGGCACGTGGTGCGCCGGCTCACCGACGACGGCCACGAGGTCCTCAACCTGGACCGTGCCGGGACCCGGAGTCCTGGCTTGCTCGTGGTGGACCTGCGCGACTATGGCCAGGTGGTGGATGCGCTGCTGGGAGTGGATGACCGCCATGACGGGTTCGACGCCGTGGTGCACCTCGGTGCCATTCCCGCCCCGGGCATCCTTCCGGACGCCGCGACGTTCGAGAACAACATGCTCTCCACCTACAACGTCTTCCAGGCGGCGCGACGGGCCGGCATCAAGAAGGTGGTGTACGCCTCCAGCGAGACAGTACTGGGGCTGCCATTCGACATTGACCCGCCTTACATTCCGGTGGACGAGGAATATCCTCCGCGGCCGGAAAGCACCTATTCCCTGGTGAAGACCCTTGAGGAGCGGATGGCGGTGGAACTGACCCGCTGGGACCCGGAACTGAGCATCACCGGGCTGCGGTTCTCGAACGTCATGGACGAGTCCGACTACGCGCGGTTCCCCTCTTTCGACGACGACGCGACGCTGCGCAAGTGGAACCTTTGGGGCTACATCGACGGCAGGGACGGCGCGCAGGCAGTGGCGCGGGCCTTGGAGAACGCGAAGCCCGGTTTCGAAGCCTTCATCATCGCCAACGCCGATACCGTCATGAGCCGCTCAAGCAACAGCCTGGCCGCGGAGGTCTTCCCCGGCGTCAAGGTCACCAAGGAACTGGGCGAGCACGAAACCATGCTGTCCATTGACAAGGCCCGGCGCCTGCTCGGCTTCGAGCCCGAACACAGCTGGCGGAACCACGCGGCGGCCGGTTCCGGCGCAGGAGAAAGCCAGGAATAA
- a CDS encoding S8 family serine peptidase: MLPVITALLSAVVLSTASLPVAAASSVTAGAPTNATGRYIVQYAPAADVAAEVSGLRAQGVAVGRTFDHAIRGAVVTANPAQAAALAKSGKVLSVEADSPVRISGTEQPAPWGLDRADQRSLPLSGSYSWTAAGAGVTAYVVDTGILASHTDFGGRVAAGWTAVSDGNGTTDCNGHGTHVAGTLAGSTYGVAKSATLVPVRVLDCSGSGYNSDVVAGLDWIAANHAAGTPAVANLSLGGAASTAVDNAIQAVLNDGVTTVVAAGNSATDACTASPARVPGAVTVAASDSADKQASFSNFGSCVDLYAPGVGITSDYYTSTTATASMSGTSMAAPHTAGAAAVLLSQNPALAPADVAAALVSNATPGVVAGAGTGTPDRLLYTGAAAPAPAPAPAPTVTSVSPAAKATAAAAGTNVTATFSASVQGVSAGTFMLTNAAGGSITATVTYNDSTRTATLDPAVNLAADATYTATLVGGPAAIRDAAGTPLATTSWTFTTGPAPTVTSISPGSNALLVRRSSNISATFSEAVQGVGTATFTLKNASTGAVVAASVYRNGTTNQWILDPQGALAAKTRYTVTLIGGGAAIRDLAGNPLSNGSWQFTTGSF, from the coding sequence GTGCTTCCCGTCATCACAGCGCTGCTCTCCGCCGTCGTCCTGTCCACGGCGTCCCTGCCCGTTGCCGCTGCTTCCTCCGTCACCGCCGGCGCACCCACCAACGCAACCGGCCGCTACATTGTCCAGTACGCCCCCGCCGCGGACGTTGCTGCGGAGGTTTCCGGCCTGCGGGCCCAAGGTGTCGCCGTCGGCCGTACGTTTGACCACGCAATCCGCGGCGCGGTTGTCACCGCCAACCCGGCCCAAGCGGCGGCCCTCGCCAAGTCCGGCAAGGTGCTGTCGGTGGAGGCAGACTCCCCTGTCCGGATTTCCGGCACCGAGCAACCCGCCCCCTGGGGCCTTGACAGGGCCGACCAAAGGTCCCTTCCACTCTCCGGTTCGTACTCGTGGACCGCGGCCGGCGCCGGTGTGACGGCTTACGTCGTGGACACCGGCATCCTGGCCTCCCACACCGACTTCGGCGGCCGGGTGGCCGCCGGGTGGACTGCGGTGTCGGACGGCAACGGCACCACAGACTGCAACGGTCACGGCACCCACGTAGCCGGAACCCTGGCCGGTTCAACCTACGGGGTCGCCAAGAGCGCCACCCTGGTGCCGGTCAGGGTGCTTGATTGCAGCGGGTCCGGCTACAACTCCGATGTAGTGGCGGGCCTGGACTGGATCGCTGCCAACCACGCCGCTGGAACACCCGCAGTGGCCAATCTCAGTCTCGGCGGAGCCGCGAGCACGGCAGTGGACAACGCCATCCAGGCAGTCCTGAACGACGGCGTCACCACAGTGGTGGCCGCCGGAAACTCCGCCACGGATGCCTGCACTGCGTCTCCCGCCCGCGTGCCCGGCGCCGTCACGGTGGCTGCAAGCGACTCCGCCGACAAGCAGGCATCGTTCTCCAACTTCGGATCCTGCGTGGACCTGTACGCTCCCGGGGTAGGCATCACCTCCGACTACTACACCTCCACCACAGCCACGGCATCCATGTCAGGGACCTCCATGGCTGCCCCGCACACCGCCGGGGCCGCGGCCGTGCTGCTCTCGCAGAACCCGGCCCTGGCGCCTGCCGATGTGGCCGCAGCACTCGTATCCAATGCCACTCCCGGCGTGGTCGCCGGGGCCGGCACTGGGACCCCCGACCGCCTGCTTTATACGGGTGCGGCTGCACCTGCACCTGCACCTGCACCTGCACCGACCGTCACCTCCGTTTCGCCGGCCGCCAAGGCAACGGCAGCCGCGGCTGGCACCAACGTGACGGCCACCTTCAGCGCCAGCGTGCAGGGTGTGTCCGCAGGGACGTTCATGCTCACGAACGCGGCCGGCGGCAGTATCACCGCCACCGTCACCTACAACGACTCCACCAGGACTGCCACCCTTGACCCTGCAGTGAACTTGGCCGCCGATGCCACCTACACCGCCACCCTGGTGGGTGGACCCGCTGCCATCCGGGACGCTGCCGGTACACCGCTGGCTACCACGAGTTGGACCTTCACCACCGGCCCCGCGCCCACCGTCACCAGCATCAGCCCCGGCAGCAATGCCCTCCTGGTGCGCAGGAGCAGCAACATCAGTGCCACCTTCAGCGAGGCGGTCCAAGGCGTCGGAACAGCAACCTTCACCCTGAAGAACGCGTCCACGGGGGCGGTAGTGGCAGCATCGGTCTACCGCAACGGCACCACCAACCAGTGGATCCTCGACCCCCAGGGCGCCCTGGCGGCAAAGACCCGCTATACCGTGACGCTGATCGGCGGGGGCGCCGCCATCAGGGACCTCGCCGGCAATCCGCTCTCAAATGGGAGCTGGCAGTTCACCACCGGCTCGTTCTAG
- a CDS encoding phosphatase PAP2 family protein: protein MVEKSARSGAAEHNAGKWRAFNEKFVVEERYVDVADRRRLYRASVILSVVGLALFIATLVSVVQATGLSAADEPVHDWLLTTRSGALTAIMIFLAIFFGPIALPIIVLVVIVVWGFAAKHAWRPILLASAMLTGVIVSQIILHIVQRSRPPVDQMLFGADQTFSFPSGHVLGACDFLLVGAYLIASRRRNRRAAVYGFIGAGIGIVLAIASRLYLGYHWPTDTLASFSLSLLILGGVIALDTWRTARIEGEPITGELSKAESPQE from the coding sequence TTGGTAGAAAAATCAGCACGGTCCGGGGCCGCGGAACACAATGCCGGCAAGTGGCGTGCCTTCAATGAGAAGTTCGTGGTGGAGGAGCGCTACGTTGACGTGGCTGACCGTCGCAGGCTGTACCGGGCGTCGGTCATCCTCTCGGTGGTGGGGCTGGCGCTCTTTATCGCCACGCTCGTCAGCGTGGTGCAGGCCACTGGCTTGTCCGCGGCCGACGAACCCGTGCATGACTGGCTGCTGACCACGCGTTCCGGGGCCCTGACCGCCATCATGATCTTCCTGGCGATCTTCTTCGGCCCTATCGCCCTGCCCATCATCGTGTTGGTGGTGATCGTGGTCTGGGGCTTCGCAGCCAAACACGCCTGGCGGCCCATCCTGCTGGCATCTGCGATGCTGACCGGCGTGATCGTTTCGCAGATCATCCTCCACATCGTCCAGCGCTCGCGCCCGCCTGTGGACCAGATGTTGTTTGGCGCCGACCAGACCTTCTCGTTCCCATCCGGGCATGTCCTGGGTGCCTGCGACTTCCTGCTGGTGGGCGCGTACCTGATCGCCTCCCGCCGCCGGAACCGCCGGGCAGCCGTTTACGGGTTCATCGGCGCGGGAATCGGAATTGTCCTGGCAATCGCCAGCCGCCTGTATTTGGGCTACCACTGGCCCACCGACACGTTGGCTTCGTTCTCTCTCTCGCTGCTGATCCTGGGCGGAGTCATCGCACTCGATACCTGGCGGACGGCCAGGATCGAAGGCGAACCGATCACAGGGGAGCTGTCCAAAGCGGAATCACCGCAGGAGTGA
- a CDS encoding MerR family transcriptional regulator, protein MAESAAGRPGRSPGPRALYAISVAAELTGTGQQNIRLYEAKGLLTPSRTAGGTRQYSEDDIAVLLRIGELLQEGLNLAGVAKVLELEAANLKLHRALKRARSRP, encoded by the coding sequence ATGGCGGAATCTGCAGCCGGCCGGCCCGGCCGTTCCCCCGGCCCGCGCGCCCTGTACGCCATCTCGGTAGCGGCGGAACTGACGGGTACGGGACAGCAAAACATCAGGCTGTACGAGGCCAAGGGGCTGCTGACGCCGTCCCGAACCGCGGGCGGAACGCGACAGTACAGCGAGGATGACATCGCCGTACTGCTGCGGATCGGCGAGCTCCTCCAGGAGGGCCTGAACCTGGCCGGTGTAGCCAAGGTCCTGGAGCTGGAGGCAGCAAACCTGAAACTGCACCGGGCGCTGAAACGGGCGCGGTCCAGGCCTTAG
- a CDS encoding HSP20 family small heat-shock protein, with protein MLMRTDPFRELDRLAQQVLGTAARPAAMPMDAWQEDDEFVVAFDLPGVDVDSVDLNVERNVLTVRAERRDPTQPDVELVASERPRGVFSRQLILGDTLDTDKIKAGYDQGVLTLRIPVAQQAKPRKIEIQTQQGGMQQINA; from the coding sequence ATGTTGATGCGTACGGACCCGTTCCGTGAGCTGGACCGGCTTGCGCAGCAGGTCTTGGGAACCGCCGCCCGCCCGGCTGCCATGCCCATGGACGCCTGGCAGGAAGACGACGAATTCGTGGTGGCGTTCGACCTTCCCGGTGTGGACGTGGACTCTGTGGACCTGAACGTGGAACGGAACGTCCTGACGGTGCGGGCTGAGCGCCGCGACCCCACGCAGCCCGATGTGGAGTTGGTGGCGTCGGAACGTCCCCGGGGAGTGTTCAGCCGCCAACTGATTTTGGGGGACACCCTGGACACCGACAAGATCAAGGCCGGTTACGACCAAGGCGTGCTCACCCTGCGGATCCCGGTGGCCCAGCAGGCAAAGCCACGCAAGATCGAGATCCAGACCCAACAGGGCGGCATGCAGCAGATCAACGCCTAG
- a CDS encoding family 1 glycosylhydrolase produces the protein MHKSAKDLAALIPPGFTLGVATAAFQIEGALDEDGRGKAGWDVFAAKPGVIVGEHSPAVAADHYHRMPQDVALLKQLGVDSYRFSLSWPRIQPGGTGPANRAGLAFYDRLLDELLANGISPMATIYHWDTPLELDEAGGWMNRDMAYRLGEYAALVADAFGDRVARWVTINEPATVSANGYSLGVHSPGKKLALGAFPTVHHQLLGHGLAVQALRAAGVPGEIGMTNVYSPMVPNSINPLDKISAGLMDLGQNRLYADPVLTGRYPDLIRAAKFFSSFEHPEEDMQVISQPLDFYGLNYYMPTKVAVGPGSGAVPESMAEAMGSDLNAAGGGTTPFHVEAWPEADITAYGWPVKPEYMAVALKEMAERYPNLPPVIITEGGASFEDIIVRDKSTNTRFIPDERRLKYISDHLEAALKATAPGGEAESVDLRGYYVWSFLDNFEWSAGYKQPFGLLHVDFETLERTPKASYFWFQELIEERDLAAAADAAIAQAVVPEILGGSEAPDDGAALGATA, from the coding sequence ATGCACAAATCCGCCAAGGACCTCGCAGCGCTTATCCCTCCGGGGTTCACGCTTGGCGTCGCAACCGCAGCATTCCAGATTGAAGGGGCGCTGGACGAAGACGGCCGCGGGAAGGCGGGCTGGGACGTGTTTGCCGCCAAGCCCGGTGTGATCGTGGGTGAGCACAGTCCGGCAGTAGCCGCCGACCATTACCACCGGATGCCGCAGGACGTGGCCCTGCTGAAGCAGCTTGGCGTGGACTCCTACCGGTTCTCCCTTTCCTGGCCGCGCATCCAGCCTGGCGGCACCGGGCCCGCAAACCGGGCCGGACTGGCGTTCTACGACCGGCTCCTGGATGAGCTCCTGGCCAACGGGATCTCACCCATGGCCACCATCTACCACTGGGACACACCATTGGAGTTGGACGAAGCGGGCGGCTGGATGAACCGGGACATGGCCTACCGCCTGGGGGAGTACGCCGCCCTCGTAGCCGACGCGTTCGGCGACCGGGTGGCCCGCTGGGTCACCATCAACGAACCGGCAACGGTGAGCGCCAACGGCTACTCACTGGGAGTGCATTCCCCCGGCAAGAAGCTGGCCCTGGGCGCGTTTCCCACCGTCCACCATCAGCTGCTCGGCCATGGCCTGGCGGTCCAGGCCCTCCGTGCCGCGGGGGTGCCCGGCGAGATCGGCATGACCAACGTCTACTCGCCCATGGTGCCGAACTCCATCAACCCGCTGGACAAGATCAGCGCCGGGCTCATGGACCTGGGCCAGAACCGGCTGTACGCAGACCCGGTCCTGACAGGCAGGTATCCGGACCTCATCCGGGCGGCCAAGTTCTTCAGCTCCTTCGAACACCCCGAGGAGGACATGCAGGTCATTTCCCAACCTTTGGACTTCTACGGGCTGAACTACTACATGCCCACCAAGGTCGCCGTGGGGCCCGGCAGCGGTGCTGTGCCCGAAAGCATGGCGGAGGCGATGGGGAGCGACCTCAACGCAGCAGGAGGCGGTACAACACCGTTCCACGTGGAGGCGTGGCCGGAAGCGGACATTACCGCTTACGGGTGGCCGGTCAAGCCCGAGTATATGGCGGTCGCGTTGAAGGAGATGGCGGAGCGGTACCCCAACTTGCCTCCGGTGATCATCACCGAAGGCGGTGCGAGCTTCGAGGACATTATTGTCCGGGACAAGTCGACCAATACCAGGTTCATTCCGGACGAGCGCCGGCTGAAGTACATCTCCGATCACCTTGAGGCTGCATTGAAGGCCACGGCTCCCGGCGGCGAAGCCGAATCGGTGGACCTGCGCGGCTACTACGTATGGTCCTTCCTGGACAACTTCGAGTGGTCCGCCGGGTACAAGCAACCGTTCGGCCTCCTGCACGTGGACTTCGAAACGTTGGAGCGGACGCCTAAAGCCTCATACTTCTGGTTCCAGGAGCTCATCGAGGAAAGGGACCTGGCCGCGGCGGCAGACGCAGCAATCGCCCAGGCGGTTGTTCCGGAGATCCTGGGCGGCAGTGAAGCGCCCGACGACGGCGCGGCGCTGGGTGCCACCGCATAG
- a CDS encoding DUF72 domain-containing protein — MTVHIGTSGWSYDHWENVLYPPGLPVRDRLQCYVARFTTVELNASFYRWPRDTTFAGWNRRLPPGFSMSVKAPRGLTHARKLYAPEVWVERIARCWHELGDKRAVLLVQLPPQLSRDDARLDYFLAAVPAWIRVAVEFRHPSWDCPEVFALLERHQAAYCIMSGANLPCILRTTAPFTYVRLHGPDHEHLYGGSYSDVDLHWWADRIREWDSGGLDVYAYFNNDGGGNAVRNAETLRGIVGAG, encoded by the coding sequence ATGACTGTGCACATCGGTACCTCCGGCTGGAGCTATGACCATTGGGAGAACGTCCTGTACCCGCCCGGGCTGCCGGTCCGGGACCGGCTCCAGTGCTACGTCGCCAGGTTCACCACGGTTGAACTGAATGCCAGTTTCTACCGGTGGCCCCGCGATACCACCTTCGCTGGCTGGAACAGGCGGCTGCCGCCGGGGTTCAGCATGTCCGTCAAGGCCCCGCGCGGCCTTACCCACGCCCGCAAGCTGTACGCACCGGAAGTCTGGGTGGAACGCATAGCCCGGTGCTGGCATGAGCTGGGGGATAAGCGTGCGGTGCTCCTGGTCCAACTGCCTCCGCAACTGAGCCGGGACGACGCACGGCTGGACTATTTCCTGGCCGCAGTTCCAGCCTGGATTCGGGTGGCCGTTGAATTCAGGCACCCCAGCTGGGACTGCCCGGAGGTGTTTGCGCTGCTGGAGCGGCACCAGGCGGCCTACTGCATCATGAGCGGCGCCAACCTGCCCTGCATCCTGCGCACCACCGCGCCGTTTACTTACGTCCGGCTGCACGGCCCGGACCATGAGCATTTGTACGGCGGCTCGTACTCGGATGTCGACCTGCATTGGTGGGCCGACCGGATCCGGGAATGGGACAGCGGAGGCCTTGACGTGTACGCCTACTTCAACAACGACGGCGGCGGGAATGCCGTGCGCAATGCCGAAACCCTGCGTGGGATCGTCGGCGCCGGCTGA
- a CDS encoding glycoside hydrolase family 15 protein: protein MARIEDYAVVGDLHTGALVSNEGSIDWLCLPRFDSPACFNALLDTPDSGRWLLAPEGGGSCTRRSYRDGSLILDTEWETPDGTVRVTDFMPPRDSVADIVRIVEGVSGSVKMHGELVLRFDYGHIVPWVRKDKRGLHAIAGPDAVYLVTPAPLHGENMHTVSDFTVNAGEKVPFVLTWAPSHVGRPVSVDAEKVLHSTFEFWQGWSSQCTVEGKYQDAVVRSLITLKALTYAPTGGIVAAVTTSLPEQPGGQRNWDYRYCWLRDATMTLQALLAAGYKAEAAAWRDWLLRAVAGDPADLQIMYGIHGERRLPEMELPWLKGYENSAPVRIGNAAAAQFQLDVWGEVLDCLALTRNSLLKHTDEAWDVQIALMEHLETIWDQPDNGLWEMRGPRRHFTHSKVMAWVAADRMVKGVRESGLPGPVERWEALRDRIRQDILANGFDAERNTFVQSYGRPELDASLLLIPRVGFLPPNDPKVLGTIEAIQRELTQDGFVLRYRPEQSDDGLPGDEGVFLACSFWLVEALLGAGRYEESRELFERLLELRNDVGLLSEEWAVKAKRQLGNTPQAFSHFALVTSALELHQDTVRRSDTPIPPERADSR, encoded by the coding sequence ATGGCGCGAATTGAGGATTATGCGGTGGTTGGCGACCTTCACACAGGTGCCCTCGTCAGCAATGAAGGCTCGATCGACTGGCTTTGCCTGCCGCGGTTCGATTCCCCTGCGTGCTTCAACGCGTTGCTGGATACACCGGACTCCGGACGTTGGCTGCTGGCACCGGAAGGGGGTGGTTCCTGCACCCGTCGAAGCTACCGCGACGGAAGCCTGATCCTGGATACCGAGTGGGAGACCCCGGACGGAACGGTGCGGGTCACCGACTTCATGCCGCCCCGCGATTCGGTGGCCGACATCGTCCGGATCGTCGAAGGCGTCAGTGGCAGCGTAAAGATGCACGGTGAGTTGGTGCTTCGCTTCGACTACGGGCATATTGTGCCTTGGGTGCGCAAAGACAAGCGGGGGCTGCACGCCATTGCCGGTCCCGACGCCGTCTACCTGGTCACTCCCGCACCCCTGCATGGCGAGAACATGCACACCGTCAGTGACTTCACAGTGAATGCGGGCGAGAAAGTGCCATTCGTGCTGACCTGGGCGCCAAGCCACGTGGGCCGGCCGGTTTCCGTGGATGCGGAGAAAGTCCTGCACAGCACGTTTGAGTTCTGGCAGGGCTGGTCCTCGCAATGCACGGTCGAAGGGAAGTACCAGGATGCCGTGGTGCGCTCCCTCATAACGCTCAAGGCCCTCACCTACGCACCCACCGGGGGAATCGTCGCCGCCGTCACCACATCACTGCCGGAACAGCCGGGCGGCCAACGCAACTGGGACTACCGCTATTGCTGGCTGCGGGATGCCACCATGACCCTGCAGGCGCTGTTGGCTGCCGGGTACAAGGCAGAGGCAGCCGCCTGGAGGGACTGGCTGCTCCGTGCCGTTGCGGGAGACCCCGCGGACCTGCAGATCATGTACGGGATCCACGGCGAGCGGCGGCTGCCGGAGATGGAACTGCCCTGGCTGAAAGGCTACGAGAACTCCGCGCCGGTGCGGATCGGAAATGCGGCTGCCGCGCAATTCCAGCTGGACGTGTGGGGTGAGGTGCTTGATTGCCTTGCGCTGACCCGGAACTCGCTGCTCAAACATACGGACGAGGCCTGGGACGTCCAGATTGCCCTGATGGAACACCTGGAGACCATCTGGGACCAGCCGGACAATGGGCTCTGGGAGATGCGGGGGCCGCGGCGGCACTTCACGCACTCCAAGGTCATGGCCTGGGTGGCTGCAGACCGGATGGTGAAGGGCGTGCGGGAGTCCGGCTTGCCTGGCCCGGTGGAGCGCTGGGAGGCGCTGCGGGACCGGATCCGGCAGGACATCCTGGCCAACGGCTTCGACGCGGAGCGCAACACGTTTGTCCAGTCCTACGGCCGTCCGGAACTGGACGCCAGCCTCCTGCTGATTCCCAGGGTGGGCTTCCTGCCTCCGAATGACCCCAAGGTGCTGGGGACCATCGAGGCGATCCAGCGCGAGCTGACCCAGGACGGGTTCGTGCTGCGGTACCGGCCGGAACAAAGCGACGACGGCCTGCCGGGTGACGAGGGCGTCTTCCTGGCCTGCTCGTTCTGGCTTGTGGAGGCGCTCCTCGGCGCCGGCCGCTATGAGGAATCGCGCGAACTCTTCGAGCGGCTTCTTGAGCTGCGCAACGATGTAGGGCTGTTGAGCGAGGAATGGGCGGTGAAGGCCAAGCGCCAACTGGGCAATACGCCGCAGGCTTTCAGCCACTTTGCGCTTGTGACTAGCGCCCTGGAGCTCCATCAGGATACGGTTCGGCGCAGTGACACCCCCATTCCGCCGGAACGGGCGGATTCGCGCTGA
- a CDS encoding zinc-dependent alcohol dehydrogenase gives MKALTWQGKRSVSVEEVPDPVIQEPTDAIVRITSTAICGSDLHLYEVLGPYMHKGDVIGHEPMGIVEEVGSGVTNLREGDRVVVPFNISCGSCYMCKMGLQSQCETTQVTEQGSGAALFGYSELYGSVPGGQAEYLRVPHANYGPVKVGNELPDERYLFLSDILPTAWQAVEYADVPEGGTLAVFGLGPVGQFAARIGVHRGFRVIGVDPVPERREMAARHGVETLDYSKAIGDELREMTAGRGPDAVVDAVGMEAHGSPVAGFAHQALGLLPDKLAQKAMETAGVDRLAALHASIDAVRRGGTLSLSGVYGGQASPLPMLTMFDKQLQVRMGQCNVRNWTDQLLPLVEDDAEPLGVMDLVTHRAGLDGAPALYEKFQKKEDGCIKVVLNPGA, from the coding sequence GTGAAAGCACTGACGTGGCAAGGAAAACGGTCGGTAAGCGTGGAAGAAGTACCCGATCCCGTCATCCAGGAACCGACGGACGCGATAGTCCGGATCACCTCCACCGCCATCTGCGGTTCCGACCTGCACCTTTACGAGGTCCTGGGCCCCTACATGCACAAGGGTGATGTCATCGGGCACGAGCCCATGGGCATCGTTGAAGAAGTGGGCAGCGGTGTCACCAACCTCCGCGAAGGAGACCGTGTTGTTGTCCCGTTCAATATCTCGTGCGGCTCTTGCTACATGTGCAAGATGGGCCTGCAATCCCAGTGTGAAACCACCCAGGTCACCGAGCAGGGGTCCGGCGCGGCGCTATTCGGCTACTCGGAACTGTACGGCTCTGTTCCCGGCGGCCAGGCTGAATACCTGCGGGTGCCGCACGCCAACTACGGTCCCGTGAAGGTCGGAAACGAACTTCCGGACGAACGGTACCTGTTCCTCTCCGATATCCTGCCCACTGCCTGGCAGGCCGTGGAGTACGCGGACGTCCCGGAAGGTGGCACGCTTGCCGTGTTCGGCTTGGGACCAGTTGGCCAGTTCGCTGCCCGGATCGGCGTGCATCGGGGCTTCCGGGTGATCGGCGTTGACCCGGTTCCCGAACGGCGGGAGATGGCGGCGCGGCACGGCGTCGAAACGCTCGATTACAGCAAGGCCATCGGGGACGAACTCCGGGAAATGACCGCCGGACGTGGCCCGGACGCGGTGGTGGACGCCGTCGGCATGGAAGCCCACGGCTCGCCGGTGGCGGGCTTTGCACACCAGGCGCTGGGACTCCTGCCGGACAAGCTCGCGCAGAAGGCTATGGAGACGGCCGGGGTGGACCGTTTGGCTGCGCTGCACGCCTCCATTGACGCGGTACGCCGCGGCGGCACGCTCTCGTTGAGCGGAGTGTACGGTGGCCAGGCCAGCCCCCTGCCCATGCTCACCATGTTCGACAAGCAGCTGCAGGTGCGGATGGGGCAGTGCAATGTGCGGAACTGGACGGACCAGTTGCTCCCCCTCGTGGAGGACGACGCCGAGCCGCTGGGTGTGATGGACCTTGTAACCCACCGCGCGGGCCTTGACGGTGCGCCCGCCTTGTACGAAAAGTTCCAGAAGAAAGAGGACGGCTGCATCAAGGTGGTCCTCAACCCGGGCGCGTGA